A DNA window from Microbacterium sp. CGR2 contains the following coding sequences:
- the argB gene encoding acetylglutamate kinase, protein MTDIQDTTPDIAAVKATTLIESLPWLKKFRDQIVVVKYGGNAMVSDELQEAFAQDIAYLRYVGVLPVVVHGGGPQISDMLQRLEIPSEFKGGYRVTNTEAISVVRMVLTGQVNPQLVSKINSHGPIATGLSGEDAGLFGGRRRGVVIDGEEVDLGRVGDVVEVDPTPVLDHLAAGRIPVVSSIAPDLDRPGQSLNVNADAAAAALAIALNARKLVVLTDVPGLYADWPNRESLVSHLTSDALIEMLPTLESGMIPKMRACLDAVEGGVDAAAIIDGRVAHSVLVELFTSKGIGTEVVLGRNEVTA, encoded by the coding sequence ATGACCGACATCCAGGACACCACCCCCGACATCGCCGCGGTGAAGGCGACGACACTGATCGAGTCGCTGCCGTGGCTGAAGAAGTTCCGCGACCAGATCGTCGTCGTCAAGTACGGTGGCAACGCCATGGTGTCGGACGAGCTCCAGGAGGCGTTCGCCCAGGACATCGCGTACCTCCGGTACGTGGGCGTGCTTCCCGTGGTCGTGCACGGCGGTGGGCCGCAGATCTCCGACATGCTGCAGCGCCTCGAGATCCCCAGCGAGTTCAAGGGCGGCTACCGCGTCACCAACACGGAGGCGATCAGCGTCGTCCGCATGGTGCTCACCGGACAGGTGAACCCGCAGTTGGTCTCCAAGATCAATTCGCACGGGCCGATCGCGACGGGACTCAGCGGGGAGGATGCCGGGCTTTTCGGCGGACGCCGCCGCGGGGTCGTCATCGACGGTGAAGAGGTCGACCTGGGTCGCGTCGGCGACGTGGTGGAGGTCGACCCGACTCCCGTTCTGGATCATCTGGCGGCCGGGCGCATCCCGGTGGTGTCGAGCATCGCCCCCGATCTCGATCGCCCGGGACAGTCCTTGAACGTCAACGCCGATGCGGCGGCCGCTGCTCTCGCCATCGCCCTGAACGCGAGAAAGCTCGTCGTCCTCACCGATGTCCCGGGCCTGTACGCCGACTGGCCCAACCGCGAATCGCTCGTGTCGCACCTGACCTCCGACGCGCTCATCGAGATGCTGCCGACGTTGGAGTCGGGCATGATCCCCAAGATGCGTGCCTGTCTGGATGCCGTCGAGGGCGGCGTCGATGCGGCCGCCATCATCGATGGACGGGTAGCGCACTCCGTGCTCGTCGAGCTCTTCACCAGCAAGGGAATCGGGACCGAAGTGGTTCTGGGAAGGAATGAGGTGACGGCATGA
- the argF gene encoding ornithine carbamoyltransferase → MTRHLLRDDDLTASEQAEILDLALELKKDRWADKSLAGPQTVAVIFDKSSTRTRVSFAVGIADLGGSPLIISTASSQLGGKETPSDTARVLERQVAAIVWRTYAQAGLEEMAKGTRVPVINALSDDFHPCQLLADLLTIREHKGDLKGLTLTFFGDGRSNMAHSYALACVTAGMHVRIAAPSDYAPRADVLEAADRRAAETGGSIALYTDAVEAAAGADVVVTDTWVSMGKEEEKLARIRDLGGYKVTPETMALADPEAIFIHCLPADRGYEVDSDVIDGPQSVVWDEAENRLHAQKALLVWLLGKKDA, encoded by the coding sequence GTGACCCGCCATCTGCTGCGCGACGACGACCTGACAGCATCCGAGCAGGCAGAGATCCTCGACCTCGCCCTCGAGCTGAAGAAGGACCGCTGGGCCGACAAGAGCCTCGCGGGCCCGCAGACCGTCGCGGTGATCTTCGACAAGTCCTCGACTCGCACGCGGGTGTCCTTCGCCGTCGGCATCGCCGACCTCGGCGGCTCACCGCTGATCATCTCGACCGCCAGCAGTCAGCTCGGTGGCAAGGAGACCCCGTCCGACACCGCAAGGGTGCTCGAGCGTCAGGTCGCCGCGATCGTCTGGCGCACCTACGCGCAGGCCGGCCTGGAGGAGATGGCGAAGGGCACCCGCGTCCCGGTGATCAACGCGCTCTCCGATGACTTCCATCCCTGCCAGCTCCTCGCAGACCTGCTCACCATCCGCGAGCACAAGGGAGACCTCAAGGGCCTCACCCTGACGTTCTTCGGCGACGGTCGGAGCAACATGGCGCACTCGTACGCGCTCGCCTGCGTCACCGCGGGCATGCACGTGCGCATCGCCGCACCGTCGGATTACGCGCCGCGTGCGGATGTCCTCGAGGCGGCGGATCGGCGCGCCGCAGAGACCGGCGGCTCGATCGCGCTGTACACCGATGCCGTGGAGGCAGCGGCGGGCGCCGACGTCGTCGTGACCGACACCTGGGTCTCGATGGGCAAGGAAGAGGAGAAGCTCGCGCGCATCCGAGATCTCGGCGGTTACAAGGTGACGCCCGAGACCATGGCGCTCGCCGACCCCGAGGCGATCTTCATCCACTGCCTTCCCGCGGACCGCGGGTACGAGGTCGACTCCGACGTCATCGACGGGCCGCAGAGCGTCGTCTGGGACGAGGCGGAGAACCGGCTGCATGCGCAGAAAGCGTTGCTGGTCTGGCTGCTCGGGAAGAAGGACGCATGA
- a CDS encoding CoA transferase gives MTPAAGLLARVWAEITGDPLEVGSVDTARTAVPLPSVLATGDFAWASVGAVTLACGGDLSRIDPLRVATSYRSDRFLLVDGAPPPVWSPMSGFWRTADGWIRTHGNYPHHAAALRVGLSLDDVAGADQVRDALLEQSSARAVAAITAAGGLAVPVLMEQRSVDAALRRTPVLDVQRHVDPPLPRVHQLESGRLPLSGIRVVDLTRVIAGPVCTRTLALLGASVLRVDPPRLPEPHWQHFDTGHGKRSALLDARSDRMHQLIAEADVVVLGYRPAALRRLGLDPEDLVERHPGLIIAQLSAWGVDQPSRAGFDSLVQAESGIASIESPDGDRPGTLPAQALDHSAGYLLAAAVTTLLRRRARDGGSWLVRTSLRRIAAELLGMPRRSDPQPEVDFDVTPHLARFDVGSHTVTTSRPALPGYEFSPPRPWGADEPVW, from the coding sequence ATGACCCCGGCCGCAGGGCTGCTGGCCCGTGTCTGGGCGGAGATCACAGGAGATCCGCTCGAGGTCGGATCGGTCGACACTGCTCGGACGGCGGTGCCGCTCCCGTCGGTGCTCGCCACCGGTGATTTCGCGTGGGCGAGTGTCGGAGCGGTCACGCTGGCCTGTGGAGGGGATCTCTCCAGGATCGATCCCCTGCGCGTCGCAACCTCCTACAGAAGCGACCGGTTCCTCCTGGTCGACGGAGCGCCTCCCCCGGTCTGGTCACCGATGTCAGGTTTCTGGCGGACCGCCGACGGGTGGATTCGGACCCACGGCAACTACCCGCATCACGCCGCCGCTCTCCGCGTCGGCCTGAGCCTCGACGATGTGGCCGGCGCGGACCAGGTGCGAGATGCCCTGCTCGAACAATCCTCCGCACGAGCGGTCGCCGCCATCACTGCAGCGGGCGGACTTGCGGTCCCGGTGCTCATGGAGCAGCGCAGCGTGGATGCCGCACTTCGGCGGACGCCCGTCCTCGACGTTCAGCGACATGTCGACCCTCCACTGCCGCGCGTCCATCAGCTCGAGAGCGGACGCTTGCCCCTCAGCGGCATCCGCGTCGTAGACCTGACCCGGGTCATCGCCGGTCCCGTCTGCACCCGCACCCTCGCCTTGCTCGGCGCGAGCGTTCTTCGAGTCGATCCGCCGCGTCTTCCCGAGCCCCACTGGCAGCACTTCGACACCGGTCATGGCAAGCGCTCGGCCCTGCTCGACGCGCGCTCAGACCGAATGCATCAGCTCATCGCGGAGGCGGATGTCGTCGTTCTCGGCTACCGCCCGGCGGCGCTCAGGCGGTTGGGCCTCGATCCCGAGGATCTCGTCGAGCGGCACCCGGGTCTGATCATCGCGCAACTCAGCGCCTGGGGCGTCGACCAACCGTCGCGCGCGGGGTTCGACAGTCTGGTGCAGGCCGAGTCCGGGATCGCGTCCATCGAATCACCCGACGGCGATCGTCCTGGCACTCTTCCCGCGCAGGCGCTGGATCACAGTGCGGGCTACCTGCTCGCGGCCGCGGTGACGACGTTGCTTCGACGACGCGCGCGCGACGGCGGTTCGTGGCTCGTCCGCACCTCGCTTCGCCGCATCGCGGCGGAGCTGCTCGGCATGCCCAGGCGATCGGATCCACAACCGGAGGTCGACTTCGATGTGACGCCGCACCTGGCACGGTTCGACGTCGGAAGCCACACCGTGACCACGTCGCGACCGGCGCTTCCCGGCTACGAGTTCTCGCCACCACGCCCGTGGGGAGCAGACGAACCGGTCTGGTGA
- the argH gene encoding argininosuccinate lyase — translation MADSLNEGTNEGALWGARFATGPSPELVELSRSTHFDWILAPYDIAGSHAHATALAAAGYLEADEAQRMHEGLDAVARKIADGTLLPAPTDEDVHGALEQALIAELGPELGGRLRAGRSRNDQIATLVRMYLIDHARVIARDILRVIDALVAQAEAHPDAILPGRTHLQHAQPVLLAHHLQAHGWPLVRELERLVDWRRRAGVSPYGGGALAGSTLGLDPALVATELGLDRPAENSLDGTAARDVVAEFAFITAMTGVDISRLAEEIILWNTREFGFVTLDDGYSTGSSIMPQKKNPDIAELARGKSGRLIGNLSGLLATLKGLPLAYNRDLQEDKEPVFDSVQTLEVVLPAFAGMIATLRFDTERMAALAPQGFSLATDVAEWLVKRRVPFRDAHEISGALVRACEEQGIGLEDASDELLRSVSPHLAPEVREVLTIEGSVASRTGVGGTAPVRVTEQRAELVARAQAAAHALGL, via the coding sequence ATGGCCGATTCGCTCAACGAAGGCACGAACGAAGGAGCCCTCTGGGGCGCACGGTTTGCCACAGGCCCCTCGCCGGAGCTCGTGGAACTGAGCCGTTCCACGCACTTCGACTGGATCCTCGCGCCCTACGACATCGCGGGTTCGCACGCGCACGCCACAGCGCTGGCCGCGGCCGGGTACCTGGAGGCAGACGAGGCGCAGCGGATGCACGAAGGGCTGGATGCCGTCGCACGCAAGATCGCCGACGGGACACTCCTGCCCGCGCCCACCGATGAAGACGTGCACGGAGCGCTCGAGCAGGCATTGATCGCGGAACTCGGCCCGGAGCTGGGCGGTCGTCTGCGCGCCGGTCGCAGCCGTAATGACCAGATTGCCACTCTGGTCCGGATGTATCTGATCGATCACGCCCGTGTGATCGCTCGCGACATCCTGCGCGTCATCGACGCCCTGGTCGCCCAGGCGGAAGCGCATCCCGACGCGATCCTTCCGGGGCGGACGCACTTGCAGCACGCGCAGCCTGTGCTGCTCGCCCATCATCTGCAGGCGCACGGATGGCCCCTGGTTCGCGAGCTCGAGCGGCTCGTCGACTGGCGACGCCGTGCCGGAGTCTCCCCGTACGGCGGGGGAGCACTGGCCGGATCGACGCTCGGGTTGGACCCTGCGCTGGTGGCGACCGAACTGGGTCTCGATCGTCCCGCAGAGAACTCGCTCGACGGCACGGCTGCGCGTGATGTGGTCGCGGAGTTCGCGTTCATCACCGCGATGACAGGTGTCGACATCTCGCGACTCGCGGAGGAGATCATCCTCTGGAACACGCGGGAGTTCGGATTCGTCACGCTCGATGACGGCTACTCGACCGGGTCGAGCATCATGCCGCAGAAGAAGAACCCCGACATCGCCGAACTCGCCCGCGGAAAGTCCGGCCGTCTCATCGGCAACCTGTCGGGTCTGCTGGCCACGCTCAAGGGCCTTCCCCTCGCGTACAACCGCGATCTCCAGGAAGACAAGGAGCCGGTCTTCGACTCCGTGCAGACGCTCGAGGTCGTGCTCCCGGCGTTCGCGGGGATGATCGCCACGCTGCGTTTCGACACCGAGCGGATGGCGGCGCTCGCGCCGCAGGGTTTCTCGCTGGCGACCGACGTGGCGGAGTGGCTGGTGAAGCGGCGGGTGCCGTTCCGCGATGCCCACGAGATCTCCGGTGCGCTCGTCCGGGCATGTGAGGAACAGGGGATCGGACTCGAGGACGCCTCGGATGAGTTGCTCCGTTCCGTGTCGCCCCATCTTGCTCCCGAGGTGCGCGAGGTGCTGACGATCGAGGGGTCGGTGGCATCGCGGACCGGCGTCGGCGGAACCGCTCCGGTGCGGGTGACCGAGCAGCGTGCTGAGCTCGTCGCTCGTGCGCAGGCGGCCGCGCACGCCCTCGGCCTCTAG
- a CDS encoding DUF1349 domain-containing protein, whose product MPDSHIIPWSDGTWTHAPLSVSETETLHVTAVESSDAWRHTAYGFVHDTEHALLAPLAVGEAMDVSFRAPWDGEFDQAGIFVRIDDENWIKTGIEYADDHLGLGAVVTAGRSDWSVGHVDDWSASEITVRVSRWADAVIVRARADAGPWRLVRVAPFDGAAPASAGPFLAAPTRAGFSVQFTRWERSAADPALH is encoded by the coding sequence ATGCCTGATTCACACATCATCCCGTGGAGCGACGGAACCTGGACCCACGCGCCGTTGTCCGTGTCCGAAACCGAGACCTTGCACGTCACCGCCGTCGAGAGCAGCGACGCCTGGCGCCACACCGCGTACGGCTTCGTCCACGACACGGAACATGCCCTGCTCGCTCCGCTCGCCGTCGGCGAAGCCATGGACGTCTCGTTCCGAGCACCCTGGGACGGTGAGTTCGATCAAGCGGGAATCTTCGTCCGAATCGATGATGAGAACTGGATCAAGACAGGAATCGAGTACGCCGACGACCATCTCGGGCTCGGCGCCGTCGTCACCGCCGGTCGTTCGGACTGGTCGGTCGGACACGTCGACGACTGGTCGGCGAGTGAGATCACGGTTCGCGTGAGCCGATGGGCGGATGCCGTCATCGTTCGCGCGCGAGCGGACGCCGGCCCATGGAGGCTGGTGCGCGTCGCCCCTTTCGACGGCGCGGCACCGGCATCCGCCGGCCCGTTCCTCGCCGCGCCGACCCGTGCCGGGTTCTCCGTGCAGTTCACCCGGTGGGAGCGCTCGGCCGCTGATCCGGCCCTGCACTGA
- a CDS encoding DUF4184 family protein, which produces MPFTPSHAVIALPFIRTPLVPGAIAIGAMTPDLPLFLRGVGVSYSFTHTFAHVVWTALIAFVLFLLWRVVLRPAVPELAPLWLARRLPEDWDDAGSVAAGNAVGIGEKRGYPVLLAISLVLGVLSHIVWDLFTHEDRWGVEVFPPLAEMWGPLLGFKWLQHGSSLLGLAVLGVWALSWSRRRDPRRDVRQRLPQWVRVAWWLSLPVVLVAAWIMGLLLLGPLDTEFTVQHLAYRMLPPACALWGALTLLLCVTLSLRGKAHQTGSSAPHGRGGENS; this is translated from the coding sequence ATGCCGTTCACCCCGAGCCACGCCGTCATCGCGCTGCCGTTCATCCGCACGCCGTTGGTGCCTGGGGCGATCGCCATCGGCGCGATGACGCCGGATCTGCCGCTGTTTCTTCGTGGCGTGGGGGTGAGCTACTCGTTCACGCACACCTTTGCCCATGTCGTCTGGACGGCGCTCATCGCGTTCGTGTTGTTCCTCCTGTGGCGCGTCGTCCTCCGCCCCGCCGTGCCGGAGCTCGCACCGTTGTGGCTCGCGCGCCGGCTGCCGGAAGACTGGGATGACGCCGGGTCGGTGGCGGCGGGGAACGCCGTCGGTATCGGCGAGAAGCGCGGTTACCCGGTCCTCCTCGCGATCTCTCTCGTCCTCGGCGTGCTGTCGCATATCGTCTGGGACCTGTTCACCCACGAGGATCGCTGGGGTGTGGAGGTCTTCCCGCCCCTTGCTGAGATGTGGGGTCCGCTGCTGGGTTTCAAGTGGCTGCAGCACGGTTCGAGCCTTCTGGGCCTGGCTGTCCTCGGGGTGTGGGCGCTGTCGTGGTCGCGCCGTCGCGATCCGCGGCGGGACGTGCGGCAGCGACTCCCGCAGTGGGTGCGCGTCGCCTGGTGGCTCTCCCTTCCGGTCGTCCTGGTCGCCGCGTGGATCATGGGTCTCCTGCTCCTCGGGCCGCTGGACACGGAGTTCACCGTGCAGCACCTGGCATACCGGATGCTGCCTCCCGCGTGCGCGTTGTGGGGAGCACTCACGCTCCTTCTCTGCGTGACCCTGTCGCTGCGTGGGAAGGCTCACCAGACCGGTTCGTCTGCTCCCCACGGGCGTGGTGGCGAGAACTCGTAG
- a CDS encoding SatD family protein — MVIAVLADIIGSRKLENRTAAQRVLDENIAQVEADLPLAVRPLTPTVGDEQQGVYRDLGEAMTSLLMIQLRLPDGIGFRFGIGVGEVSAVESVHGELADGPGWYAARAAIETVHAREGRAIPRARTWIVGAPGQDEVMQTTIAASNAYLLVRDELIGGMRERERRLTYGRLIGRSQHELAAEEGITQPSVSKSLKSAGAAALIEGLTALRGAGA, encoded by the coding sequence ATGGTCATCGCCGTACTCGCCGACATCATCGGTTCTCGCAAGCTCGAGAACCGCACTGCTGCGCAACGCGTGTTGGATGAGAACATCGCACAGGTAGAGGCAGACCTCCCGCTCGCCGTGCGGCCACTCACTCCCACTGTGGGCGATGAGCAGCAGGGTGTCTACCGCGACCTCGGGGAGGCGATGACATCCCTGCTGATGATCCAGCTGCGGCTGCCGGACGGGATCGGCTTTCGATTCGGCATCGGCGTGGGGGAGGTGTCGGCCGTCGAATCCGTGCACGGCGAGCTCGCGGACGGTCCCGGTTGGTATGCCGCCAGAGCAGCCATCGAGACGGTGCATGCCCGAGAAGGGCGCGCCATACCGCGTGCACGAACCTGGATTGTCGGAGCCCCGGGGCAGGATGAAGTCATGCAGACCACGATCGCGGCGTCCAACGCCTATCTCCTCGTGCGTGACGAGTTGATCGGCGGGATGCGCGAGCGCGAACGACGGCTCACCTACGGACGCCTGATCGGCAGGTCGCAGCACGAGCTCGCCGCCGAAGAGGGCATCACCCAGCCGAGCGTCTCGAAATCACTCAAGAGCGCAGGAGCCGCCGCGCTCATCGAAGGGCTCACGGCACTCCGAGGCGCCGGCGCATGA
- the argJ gene encoding bifunctional glutamate N-acetyltransferase/amino-acid acetyltransferase ArgJ yields the protein MSVTAPAGFEAAGVAAGLKSTGKPDVAVVVNRGPRKVGAAVFTSNRAKANPIIWSQQVVADRVVEAVVLNSGGANCFTGSFGFQTTHQTAERAAELLQISAGDVLVCSTGLIGIGDEVFRANVLAGTEKAIAALSPDGGGSAAEAIMTTDTVAKTAVVARDGWTIGGMAKGAGMLAPGLATMLVVITTDAVLEPLEADAALRKATGQTFDRLDSDGCMSTNDQVTLLANGASEVAPDVADFAEALTQICQELAEKLQGDAEGASHDITIEVQHAASEQEAVDVGRSVARNNLFKAAIFGNDPNWGRVLAAIGTTSAQFDPYDVDVWMNGVRVCTAGGPDRPREEVDLTPRATHLVIDLKTGDATATILTNDLTHEYVHENSAYAS from the coding sequence GTGAGCGTCACCGCACCCGCAGGATTCGAGGCGGCCGGTGTCGCCGCTGGCCTGAAATCCACTGGCAAGCCCGACGTCGCCGTGGTCGTCAACCGCGGACCGCGCAAGGTCGGAGCGGCCGTCTTCACCAGCAACCGCGCCAAGGCGAACCCGATCATCTGGTCGCAGCAGGTCGTCGCCGACCGCGTCGTGGAGGCCGTCGTGCTCAACTCCGGCGGGGCGAACTGCTTCACCGGCAGCTTCGGCTTCCAGACCACGCACCAGACCGCCGAGCGTGCGGCCGAGCTCCTCCAGATCAGCGCGGGCGACGTGCTGGTGTGCTCCACGGGACTCATCGGCATCGGCGATGAGGTGTTCCGCGCCAACGTGCTCGCCGGCACCGAGAAGGCGATCGCCGCGCTGAGCCCGGACGGCGGCGGGAGCGCCGCCGAGGCCATCATGACCACGGACACCGTCGCCAAGACCGCCGTGGTCGCGCGTGACGGCTGGACGATCGGCGGCATGGCCAAGGGAGCGGGCATGCTGGCACCCGGTTTGGCCACGATGCTGGTGGTCATCACCACCGATGCCGTGCTCGAACCGCTCGAGGCGGATGCCGCCCTGCGGAAGGCCACAGGGCAGACGTTCGACCGGCTCGACTCGGACGGTTGCATGTCGACGAACGATCAGGTGACCCTTCTGGCCAACGGTGCGTCAGAGGTCGCTCCCGATGTCGCCGACTTCGCCGAAGCCCTCACCCAGATCTGCCAGGAGCTCGCCGAGAAACTCCAGGGCGACGCGGAAGGTGCGAGCCACGACATCACGATCGAGGTGCAGCACGCGGCTTCCGAGCAGGAAGCCGTCGATGTCGGTCGATCCGTCGCCCGCAACAACCTCTTCAAGGCAGCGATCTTCGGCAACGACCCGAACTGGGGGCGCGTGCTCGCCGCGATCGGCACCACCAGTGCCCAGTTCGACCCGTACGACGTCGATGTGTGGATGAACGGGGTGCGGGTCTGCACCGCGGGCGGGCCGGATCGCCCGCGGGAAGAGGTCGACCTGACGCCGCGGGCGACGCACCTCGTCATCGACCTCAAGACGGGCGATGCGACGGCGACGATCCTCACCAACGACCTCACCCACGAGTACGTGCACGAGAACAGCGCCTACGCCTCATGA
- the tyrS gene encoding tyrosine--tRNA ligase, which yields MPTPDLTTATPAIDPAFENVWDELVWRGLVHVSTDQEALRALLAGDPITYYCGFDPTAPSLHLGNLVQLLTLRRIQLAGHKPLGLVGGSTGLIGDPRPTAERTLNTPETVAEWVNRLRAQVERYLSFEGDNAARIVNNLDWTAPLSAIDFLREIGKHYRVGTMLKKDAVAARLSSDEGISYTEFSYQILQGMDYLELYRQYDCVLQTGGSDQWGNLTSGTDLIRRAEGVSAHAIGTPLITNSDGTKFGKSEGNAIWLDPEMCSPYRMYQFWLSTTDTDVIDRLKVFTFLTRAEIEEYAALVETEPFRRAAQKRLALEVVATVHGLDATAAVIAASDALFGQGDLSALDAATLRTALEELPNATVAVGTSVVEALVATNLVSSLGEARRAIGQGGVSLDGARVDDDSATVQGSLPGGVSVLRRGKKTLAGIFIG from the coding sequence GTGCCAACTCCCGACCTGACGACCGCGACTCCGGCGATCGACCCCGCATTCGAGAATGTGTGGGACGAGCTGGTGTGGCGCGGCCTCGTCCACGTGTCCACCGACCAGGAGGCGCTGCGCGCCCTGCTTGCGGGAGACCCGATCACGTATTACTGCGGTTTCGACCCGACCGCTCCGAGCCTGCACCTGGGAAACCTCGTGCAGTTGCTGACGCTGCGCCGCATCCAACTGGCCGGGCACAAGCCGCTCGGATTGGTGGGTGGGTCGACCGGTCTCATCGGCGACCCTCGGCCGACGGCGGAGCGTACGCTGAACACCCCCGAGACGGTTGCGGAATGGGTGAATCGACTGCGCGCTCAGGTCGAGCGCTACCTGAGTTTCGAGGGTGACAACGCGGCCCGCATCGTGAACAACCTCGACTGGACGGCGCCGCTCTCGGCGATCGACTTCCTGCGAGAGATCGGCAAGCACTACCGCGTCGGAACGATGCTGAAGAAGGACGCCGTCGCGGCGCGCCTCAGTTCGGACGAGGGCATCAGCTACACCGAGTTCAGCTACCAGATCCTGCAGGGGATGGACTACCTCGAGCTGTACCGACAGTACGATTGCGTCCTCCAGACCGGCGGCTCGGACCAGTGGGGCAACCTCACCAGCGGGACGGATCTCATCCGGCGCGCCGAAGGCGTCTCCGCACACGCCATCGGCACGCCGCTGATCACCAACAGCGACGGAACGAAGTTCGGCAAGAGCGAGGGGAATGCCATCTGGCTGGACCCTGAGATGTGCAGCCCGTACCGGATGTACCAGTTCTGGCTGAGCACCACGGATACCGACGTCATCGACCGGCTGAAGGTGTTCACGTTCCTCACTCGAGCTGAGATCGAGGAGTACGCCGCTCTCGTGGAGACCGAGCCCTTCCGCCGCGCCGCGCAGAAGCGTCTGGCGCTCGAAGTGGTGGCCACGGTGCACGGCCTCGACGCGACGGCCGCGGTGATCGCAGCATCCGACGCGCTGTTCGGGCAGGGAGACCTGTCCGCGCTCGATGCGGCCACGCTGCGGACGGCGTTGGAGGAGCTTCCGAATGCGACCGTCGCGGTCGGCACCTCGGTCGTCGAGGCGCTCGTCGCGACCAATCTCGTGTCGAGTCTGGGTGAGGCGCGGCGCGCGATCGGCCAGGGAGGTGTCTCGCTCGACGGCGCACGCGTCGACGACGACTCGGCGACCGTGCAGGGTTCGCTTCCCGGCGGGGTCTCCGTGCTCCGCCGCGGGAAGAAGACCCTCGCCGGCATCTTCATCGGCTGA
- a CDS encoding acetylornithine transaminase, producing MTVWQEDVARDLVLNAGDRLALLTRGEGSYLWDADGRRYLDFLAGIAVTSLGHSHPVFVDAIATQAATLAHVSNYFATPPQLALAARLKRLAGAGIDGRVFFSNSGAEANEAAFKLARLHGGAERPRIIALDNAFHGRTMGSLAMTAKASMRAPFEPMPGGVEHIPATIEALESAVDDRVAAVIVEPIQGEAGVVELPAGFLAAARSLTLAHGALLIVDEIQTGAGRTGAWFGFNHEGITPDAITLAKGIGGGFPIGALVTYGSASALFTPGSHGSTFGGNPLATAVADAVLAEIEHSNLVGNAARRGEELRDILLGIDSPLIQGVRGRGLLIGVALSAPVAGAVVAAAQERGLIVNAANPETVRVAPALTIGDAEIAEFRDLFTDALADVQASVLGKVDA from the coding sequence ATGACCGTCTGGCAGGAAGATGTCGCGCGTGATCTCGTGCTCAACGCGGGGGACCGGCTGGCGCTGCTGACACGTGGCGAGGGTTCCTACCTGTGGGACGCCGACGGTCGACGCTACCTCGACTTCCTCGCCGGCATCGCGGTGACTTCCCTCGGGCATTCGCACCCGGTGTTCGTCGACGCGATCGCCACGCAGGCCGCGACGCTGGCACACGTCTCCAACTACTTCGCCACGCCGCCTCAGCTCGCTCTCGCCGCTCGGCTCAAACGCCTCGCGGGTGCCGGCATCGACGGTCGGGTCTTCTTCTCGAACTCGGGAGCGGAGGCCAACGAGGCGGCCTTCAAGCTGGCTCGTCTGCACGGTGGCGCTGAGCGTCCGCGCATCATCGCCCTGGACAACGCGTTCCATGGTCGCACCATGGGGTCGCTCGCCATGACGGCGAAGGCATCCATGCGTGCGCCCTTCGAGCCGATGCCCGGTGGCGTCGAGCACATCCCCGCAACCATCGAAGCTCTCGAATCGGCGGTCGACGACCGTGTCGCCGCCGTCATCGTGGAGCCGATCCAGGGCGAGGCCGGAGTCGTCGAACTTCCGGCGGGTTTCCTGGCCGCCGCCCGCTCCCTCACTCTGGCTCACGGCGCGCTGCTGATCGTCGACGAGATCCAGACCGGTGCCGGGCGTACCGGCGCGTGGTTCGGCTTCAACCATGAAGGCATCACGCCCGACGCGATCACTCTCGCCAAGGGGATCGGCGGCGGCTTCCCGATCGGCGCTCTGGTCACGTACGGCAGCGCCAGCGCGCTCTTCACTCCCGGCTCGCACGGGTCCACCTTCGGTGGGAACCCGCTCGCGACCGCCGTGGCCGACGCCGTGCTCGCCGAGATCGAACACTCGAACCTCGTCGGCAACGCCGCCCGTCGCGGGGAGGAGCTGCGCGACATCCTGCTCGGCATCGACTCGCCGCTCATCCAGGGCGTCCGAGGGCGAGGCCTGCTGATCGGTGTGGCCCTCAGTGCCCCCGTCGCTGGCGCTGTCGTCGCTGCGGCACAGGAGCGCGGACTCATCGTGAATGCCGCCAACCCCGAGACCGTGCGCGTGGCGCCTGCTCTCACCATCGGCGACGCAGAGATCGCCGAGTTCCGAGACCTGTTCACCGATGCGCTCGCCGACGTTCAGGCATCCGTTCTGGGAAAGGTAGACGCGTGA